One genomic region from Arthrobacter sp. FB24 encodes:
- a CDS encoding FABP family protein, giving the protein MPIEIPTDLTPELVPLSWLIGEWEGSGRLGAGEEDSEHFSQHVSFTHNGLPYLQYRAESWLTDDEGTRLRPLTVETGFWALERKQREEDGGPGLIPADIVPVLKSADEVEALRNSDGGFDISVSISHPGGISELYYGQIKGPQIQLSTDMVMRGSHSKEYTAATRIFGLVDGKLLWRWDVATGAGSTQGGGLEAHASAILSKIS; this is encoded by the coding sequence GTGCCGATTGAAATTCCTACAGACCTCACGCCCGAGCTCGTCCCGTTGTCCTGGCTCATTGGTGAGTGGGAGGGCAGCGGACGCCTGGGCGCCGGCGAGGAAGATTCCGAGCATTTCTCCCAGCATGTGTCCTTCACGCACAACGGCCTGCCGTACCTCCAGTACCGCGCCGAGAGCTGGCTGACCGACGATGAAGGCACCAGGCTGCGGCCGCTGACGGTGGAGACCGGCTTCTGGGCGTTGGAGCGGAAGCAGCGGGAGGAAGACGGCGGACCGGGGCTGATCCCGGCCGACATCGTCCCGGTGCTGAAAAGCGCCGACGAAGTCGAAGCGTTGCGCAACAGCGACGGCGGCTTCGACATCTCCGTTTCCATCTCACACCCCGGCGGCATCTCCGAGCTGTACTACGGCCAGATCAAGGGCCCCCAGATCCAGCTCAGCACCGACATGGTCATGCGAGGAAGCCACTCCAAGGAGTACACGGCGGCAACCCGGATTTTCGGCCTGGTGGACGGAAAGCTTCTCTGGCGGTGGGACGTGGCCACCGGGGCGGGCTCCACTCAGGGCGGCGGCCTGGAAGCCCACGCTTCGGCCATCCTCAGCAAGATTTCCTAG
- a CDS encoding winged helix-turn-helix transcriptional regulator codes for MSHILLLTNSTGSSVDILPALELLNHRVHILPAEPTALLETDPCDVVLLDARKDLVGARSLTQLLKATGLSAPLMLILTEGGMAAVSSAWAVDDILLDSAGPAEVEARIRLSVARAVPEKEDLPTEIRAAGVVIDEASYTARVNGAPLNLTFKEFELLKYLAQHPGRVFTRQQLLTEVWGYDYYGGTRTVDVHVRRLRAKLGADHENLISTVRNVGYRLTLVRQPEEELTEA; via the coding sequence ATGTCGCACATCCTGCTACTGACGAACAGCACCGGATCATCGGTGGACATTTTGCCTGCCTTGGAATTGCTCAACCACCGCGTGCATATCCTCCCGGCCGAGCCCACTGCCCTGCTGGAAACGGACCCCTGCGACGTCGTCCTGCTGGATGCCCGCAAGGACCTGGTCGGTGCGCGGTCCCTCACGCAGCTGCTCAAGGCCACGGGGCTCAGTGCACCGTTGATGCTGATCCTCACCGAAGGCGGCATGGCAGCCGTGTCCTCGGCCTGGGCCGTGGATGACATCCTGCTGGACTCCGCGGGTCCGGCTGAAGTCGAAGCCCGCATTCGACTCTCTGTCGCGCGCGCCGTGCCGGAGAAAGAGGATCTTCCCACCGAGATCCGCGCCGCCGGCGTCGTCATCGACGAAGCAAGCTACACGGCCAGGGTCAACGGAGCCCCCCTGAACCTGACGTTCAAGGAATTCGAACTCCTGAAGTACCTGGCGCAGCACCCGGGCCGGGTGTTTACCCGGCAGCAGCTCCTCACAGAGGTGTGGGGCTATGACTACTACGGCGGCACCCGCACGGTGGACGTCCACGTCCGGCGGCTGCGGGCCAAGCTCGGCGCCGACCACGAAAACCTGATCAGCACGGTGCGCAATGTCGGCTACCGCCTGACCCTCGTGCGGCAGCCCGAAGAGGAGCTGACGGAGGCATAG
- the mshD gene encoding mycothiol synthase: protein MSPAHPENWPVLVVKGGVDDELLRDFTALAAAAEESDGNPPLSEQTFVTLRAGESGTHSLLSLALYAPDEESDPATAQDLAGFAVVVEEADGTGVLELAVHPSYRNQGVADRLVATLKASRGFDGLKAWSHGNHEAAADLAAKYGYAPIRELWKMRLTASDAELPDAALPDNVSLRAFIPGQDEEAWLAANKAAFSHHPEQGNMTRQDLAARMAEDWFDPAGFLLAVDPSGRILGFHWTKVHPGHGGHPAIGEVYVVGVTPEAQGMGLGKALTVAGIKYLQDKGLHAVVLYTDADNTPAVSLYRRLGFTRWDADVMYGPKNGG from the coding sequence ATGAGTCCTGCGCATCCCGAGAACTGGCCCGTGCTCGTCGTCAAGGGCGGAGTGGACGATGAACTGCTCAGGGATTTCACAGCCCTCGCCGCGGCCGCCGAAGAGTCGGACGGAAACCCTCCCCTGTCCGAGCAGACTTTCGTGACCCTCCGCGCCGGCGAGTCGGGAACCCATTCGCTCCTGAGCCTGGCGCTCTATGCGCCCGATGAGGAATCGGATCCCGCCACCGCACAGGACCTCGCCGGCTTCGCGGTGGTGGTGGAGGAAGCGGACGGCACAGGTGTGCTGGAACTGGCGGTGCATCCGAGCTACCGGAACCAGGGCGTGGCAGACAGGCTGGTTGCCACGCTCAAGGCATCACGGGGTTTCGACGGGCTCAAGGCGTGGTCCCACGGGAACCATGAGGCAGCAGCGGACCTTGCGGCCAAGTACGGTTACGCCCCCATCCGGGAGTTGTGGAAGATGCGGCTCACAGCATCTGACGCTGAACTGCCCGACGCCGCCCTCCCGGACAACGTGAGCCTGCGGGCCTTCATCCCCGGGCAGGACGAGGAGGCGTGGCTGGCAGCCAACAAGGCCGCCTTCAGCCACCATCCGGAGCAAGGGAATATGACGCGGCAGGATCTGGCCGCCCGGATGGCCGAGGACTGGTTCGATCCCGCCGGCTTCCTCCTCGCGGTCGACCCGTCGGGGCGGATCCTCGGCTTCCACTGGACCAAGGTGCACCCGGGCCACGGCGGCCATCCCGCCATCGGTGAGGTCTACGTGGTGGGTGTGACCCCCGAAGCCCAGGGCATGGGACTGGGTAAGGCCCTCACCGTGGCCGGCATCAAGTACCTGCAGGACAAGGGCCTTCACGCGGTCGTGCTCTACACGGATGCGGACAATACGCCAGCCGTTTCGCTGTACCGCCGACTCGGCTTTACGCGGTGGGATGCGGACGTGATGTACGGACCCAAAAACGGCGGTTAA